The Mycolicibacterium fluoranthenivorans genomic interval CCACCCTGTTGCGCCGCCCGCTGTGGTGGGCGGGCACGGCGTCGGCCGTGGCCGGATTCGTCTTCCAGGCGCTCGCTCTGGCGCACGGCTCACTGCTGGTGGTGCAGCCGCTGCTGGTGTCGGCACTGCTGTTCGCGCTGCCCCTGAGCGCCCGGTTGGCGCACCGCAGGGTGACCCGCGGTGAATGGCTGTGGGCCATCCTGCTCACGCTGTCGCTGGCGGTGTTCATCCTGCTGGCGCATCCACGGGCGAACGAGCACATCGCGCCCGCCCGTCAGATCGCCGTGGCGGTGGTGATCAGCTTCCTGCTCGTCATCGCCTGCGTGGTGATCGCGGTGCGCAGACCGGGCTGGCAGCGCGCGGTGCTGCTGGCCGTCGGGGTCGGCGTGCTGTTCGGCATGGTGGCGGTGATGACCAAGGTCCTGACGCACCTGCTCGCCCGCGACAGCGTCGCCCAGGTGCTGGCCACCCCGGTGCCC includes:
- a CDS encoding DMT family transporter yields the protein MLGPALVVLFALCAAIFAAVGIVVRQRATLDVPPEHGVSTVMVATLLRRPLWWAGTASAVAGFVFQALALAHGSLLVVQPLLVSALLFALPLSARLAHRRVTRGEWLWAILLTLSLAVFILLAHPRANEHIAPARQIAVAVVISFLLVIACVVIAVRRPGWQRAVLLAVGVGVLFGMVAVMTKVLTHLLARDSVAQVLATPVPYVLVALGVVATLLQQSAFHAGSLQTSVPTMIVIEPLAAVLLGAFILGEQLDANGWESIALTAAVVVMTTATIALGRDEGAYEAQLEARKTPTPS